One Pleurocapsa sp. PCC 7327 DNA segment encodes these proteins:
- the pssD gene encoding PssD/Cps14F family polysaccharide biosynthesis glycosyltransferase, whose protein sequence is MKVLLVSSSGGHFNALQKLSVFWGQHDCCWITFRTDATETALKNKNVYWAYSPTNRNLPNLIRNFILAFQVILQERPQLILTTGAGVAVPFIILGKLLGAKTAFVESFTRIKQLSLSARLAMPFLDVVYVHWQQLKQRYAKAELIISNTL, encoded by the coding sequence ATGAAAGTTTTATTGGTTTCTTCCAGTGGCGGTCATTTTAATGCTCTACAAAAGTTAAGTGTTTTTTGGGGACAACACGATTGTTGTTGGATAACTTTCCGCACTGATGCAACAGAAACGGCACTTAAAAATAAAAATGTTTACTGGGCTTATAGTCCTACCAATCGCAACTTACCAAATCTCATCCGAAATTTTATTTTAGCGTTTCAGGTAATTTTACAAGAGCGTCCCCAATTAATTCTAACTACAGGTGCAGGCGTTGCTGTTCCCTTCATTATTTTAGGTAAGTTATTGGGTGCTAAAACCGCTTTTGTTGAATCTTTTACGCGAATTAAACAGTTAAGTTTATCAGCTCGATTAGCAATGCCATTTCTCGATGTTGTTTACGTTCACTGGCAACAACTCAAACAGCGTTATGCAAAAGCTGAATTAATTATCTCTAATACGCTTTAA
- a CDS encoding methyltransferase domain-containing protein, translated as MNGLFLGIGLLLLLLVVGIAAYLLAARKYQSSASVANSYDEWTNDGILEFYWGEHIHLGHYGSPPQRKDFMAAKHDFVHEMVRWGGLDRLPTGTTVLDVGCGIGGSSRILARDHGFAVTGITISPQQVKRAQELTPADLNVQFAVDDAMALSFPDASFDVVWSIEAGPHMPDKAQFAKELLRVLKPGGILVVADWNQRDDRAQPLNWWERPVMRQLLDQWSHPAFASIEGFSELLAATGLVEGNVTTTDWTQETLPSWLDSIWQGVTRPEGLLKFGLVGLIKSLREVPTLLLMRLAFGTGLCRFGMFRAVRADVNPENFSEQSGESLVL; from the coding sequence ATGAACGGTTTATTTTTGGGAATTGGTCTTCTGCTCCTCCTGTTGGTCGTTGGAATTGCGGCTTATTTGCTTGCTGCCCGCAAATATCAATCTTCAGCCTCCGTTGCTAATTCTTATGATGAATGGACGAATGACGGCATTCTAGAGTTTTATTGGGGAGAACACATTCATTTGGGTCACTACGGTTCGCCGCCACAACGGAAAGACTTTATGGCAGCAAAACATGACTTTGTACATGAAATGGTGCGCTGGGGGGGGTTAGATCGCCTTCCAACTGGTACGACCGTTTTGGATGTAGGCTGTGGCATTGGCGGTAGCAGTCGAATTTTGGCGCGAGATCATGGATTTGCCGTGACGGGGATTACTATTAGCCCCCAGCAGGTGAAGCGTGCTCAAGAACTCACGCCCGCAGATCTGAACGTCCAATTTGCAGTTGATGATGCAATGGCGCTGTCGTTTCCCGATGCTAGCTTTGATGTGGTCTGGTCGATTGAGGCAGGCCCTCATATGCCCGATAAAGCTCAGTTTGCCAAAGAACTCCTGCGAGTCCTCAAACCAGGTGGGATTCTAGTGGTTGCCGACTGGAATCAACGAGATGACCGCGCCCAACCGCTCAATTGGTGGGAGCGTCCAGTGATGCGACAACTACTCGATCAATGGTCGCATCCAGCTTTTGCCAGCATTGAAGGATTCTCCGAACTGTTAGCCGCCACCGGACTGGTGGAGGGGAACGTGACGACGACAGACTGGACGCAAGAAACGCTTCCTTCCTGGCTCGATTCTATCTGGCAAGGAGTGACACGACCAGAAGGATTGTTAAAGTTTGGTCTAGTAGGGCTGATTAAATCTTTGCGAGAAGTGCCGACCTTGCTGTTGATGCGATTGGCATTTGGTACGGGGCTTTGTCGATTTGGTATGTTCCGCGCTGTCCGGGCAGATGTAAATCCTGAAAACTTTTCCGAGCAGAGCGGCGAGAGTTTGGTGCTGTAA
- a CDS encoding PEP-CTERM sorting domain-containing protein — translation MTLITLNLALAGGNAVAGSFSNSTFDPGKIDAGIPGFVGSDGLGVVSPNNTVNPIFRSWATGFTNYRPTPGVLERWQTPEKTLGEVTGAFDSIASLGELTAEQIAAGVSPGEITLTFASSVRNGTGADFAVFENGFGFASDGSLFGELAYVEVSTDGINFARFPSTSLTPEPVAPFGRLDATNVYNLAGKHINNGIVVSEEEFIQSSWGTPFDLETLVDLPTVIAGQVDINKINFVRIVDIPGNGAFLDTAGRPIYDPWQTPIPGSGGFDLEAIGVINAATVPEPVSVFGILLLGIFGVSLRIGHRSNKCRKKILQIGNKISSPLTS, via the coding sequence TTGACTCTGATAACATTGAATCTGGCACTCGCAGGCGGTAACGCTGTTGCCGGCTCATTTTCAAATTCGACATTCGATCCTGGGAAAATTGATGCGGGAATTCCTGGATTTGTTGGTTCAGATGGTCTAGGTGTTGTCTCTCCCAACAACACCGTCAATCCCATTTTTAGAAGTTGGGCGACGGGATTCACCAACTATCGACCAACGCCAGGCGTATTGGAAAGATGGCAAACGCCTGAAAAGACTCTCGGAGAAGTGACAGGTGCATTCGACAGTATTGCCTCCTTGGGAGAATTAACCGCCGAACAAATTGCCGCAGGAGTTTCGCCAGGAGAAATTACCTTAACCTTTGCTTCCTCGGTTCGGAACGGGACTGGGGCTGATTTTGCCGTGTTTGAAAACGGATTTGGTTTTGCCTCCGATGGCAGTCTCTTTGGCGAATTAGCCTATGTCGAAGTGTCAACCGATGGAATCAATTTTGCTCGCTTTCCTAGCACTTCTCTCACGCCTGAACCTGTAGCGCCGTTTGGGCGACTGGATGCAACAAATGTTTATAATCTGGCAGGAAAGCACATCAATAATGGGATTGTGGTTTCTGAAGAGGAATTTATTCAAAGTTCCTGGGGAACGCCTTTTGACCTAGAAACGTTAGTTGACCTGCCGACTGTAATAGCAGGACAAGTAGATATCAACAAGATTAACTTTGTTCGCATTGTCGATATTCCAGGGAATGGTGCTTTTCTCGATACCGCAGGTCGTCCAATCTACGATCCCTGGCAGACTCCAATTCCTGGTTCGGGTGGGTTTGACCTAGAAGCCATTGGCGTAATTAATGCCGCTACCGTTCCCGAACCCGTTTCTGTGTTTGGGATTCTGCTGTTAGGGATTTTTGGTGTCAGTCTGCGAATTGGTCACAGGAGTAACAAATGTCGAAAGAAAATCCTTCAGATTGGCAACAAAATTTCATCGCCACTAACCTCCTAG
- a CDS encoding DUF4198 domain-containing protein produces the protein MLEQTLKKLSLTVAFLPLILSQPVLAHVIWFDYNDGNYELVFGHPEEGTEPLTPSNFRGAMAYDLSREIVPSNTSVEGDRLFVVPEGEVAALTATYDNGFWIEYPDGSYENLSPEEAEAINYENVTNYLKSTKALYSWSDEVATPFGLPLEIVPLENPFALGIGDNLSVRVLYQGNAIANPTVEYLGQELTVDANGIASVLIGEGGLQVIEASYDDPTASNPGISYATTFTAQTVTAQSTSVPEPSFLLAFGVIGATTLALKRNKS, from the coding sequence ATGCTCGAACAAACCTTGAAAAAACTAAGCCTAACAGTGGCTTTTTTGCCACTAATTCTGAGTCAACCAGTTTTAGCTCATGTGATTTGGTTTGATTATAACGATGGCAATTATGAATTAGTATTCGGTCATCCAGAAGAGGGAACAGAGCCTTTAACTCCGAGTAACTTTAGAGGGGCTATGGCTTACGATCTAAGTAGAGAAATTGTCCCAAGTAACACTTCTGTAGAAGGCGATCGCTTGTTTGTAGTTCCAGAAGGAGAAGTTGCTGCCTTAACAGCAACTTATGACAACGGTTTTTGGATAGAATATCCCGACGGCAGCTATGAAAATCTTTCGCCAGAAGAGGCAGAAGCAATTAATTACGAAAATGTGACTAATTATCTCAAGTCTACAAAAGCTCTCTATAGCTGGTCTGATGAAGTAGCAACGCCTTTCGGTCTTCCCCTTGAGATCGTACCTCTAGAAAATCCTTTTGCATTAGGGATAGGAGACAACTTATCCGTTCGAGTTTTGTATCAAGGAAATGCGATCGCTAATCCAACTGTAGAATACCTCGGACAAGAACTTACCGTCGATGCCAACGGGATTGCTTCGGTTCTCATCGGTGAGGGAGGGTTACAAGTTATTGAAGCGAGTTATGACGACCCCACAGCAAGCAATCCTGGCATTTCTTATGCCACTACCTTCACCGCACAAACTGTAACGGCACAATCTACTTCCGTACCCGAACCTTCTTTTTTGTTAGCTTTTGGCGTAATAGGCGCAACTACTTTGGCATTAAAGCGTAACAAAAGCTAA
- the metE gene encoding 5-methyltetrahydropteroyltriglutamate--homocysteine S-methyltransferase, with the protein MKISTATLGYPRIGKNREVKKALEAFWSRKIDAESLQKTIREVEEKNWKTQLEEEIDRIGIGDTTLYDHVLDWTVRLGLIPKRFQPFEGLERYFAMARGKEGITALEMTKWFDTNYHYLVPEISSDILPADFNDFLETIERAQNLLDKKATPIILGLSTLLRLSRVEINIDEAIEKLLPLYVDLLTEIKNMGIEEVQIHEPVLVLSDAVSLKQQFQTIYNRLASIGIFINLVTYFDDLGETYPWVIDLPVAAISLDFTRGHNLDLIKTYGWNHDKRLGVGIVDARNIWQIRTDRVLPLLSEIKTLIPNISIQPSASLQFVPYDAKREKQLPEPLRNVLSFAEQKLQEVKFLSRTIGGENTRIEQDLTEELIDTNWEAFTQFSPANTSVREKLKNLKLDDFQRTLSYQERQSVQVSLPPFPTTTIGSFPQTPEVRQLRVRYKKGEMTKEEYQAAIDAQIAHCIQLQEDIGIDVLVHGEFERTDMVEFFGQQLQGFAFTEHGWVQSYGSRYVRPPIIYGDVVRTSAMTVREFKVAQSLTKKPVKGMLTGPVTMINWSYVRDDISRSEQAFQIALALREEVADLEAAGASMIQIDEPALREGLPLKYDRWNDYLSWAVDAFRLASAIAKPQTQIHTHMCYSEFGDIMSHIERLDADVLSIENSRSNNETLFEVTEAGYSHQVGNGVYDVHSPAIPSPEQILQQLRTGVANLPVKQIWVNPDCGLKTRRWEEVIPALKNMVEATKVLREEVKDTQK; encoded by the coding sequence ATGAAGATTTCGACAGCAACATTAGGATATCCTCGTATCGGTAAAAACCGCGAAGTCAAGAAAGCACTAGAAGCTTTTTGGAGTAGAAAAATTGATGCAGAATCATTGCAAAAAACTATTCGAGAAGTAGAAGAAAAAAACTGGAAAACTCAATTAGAAGAAGAGATCGATCGCATTGGCATTGGCGATACCACTCTCTACGACCACGTATTAGATTGGACAGTCCGTTTGGGATTAATTCCTAAAAGATTTCAACCATTTGAAGGATTAGAAAGATACTTTGCAATGGCGCGAGGGAAAGAAGGAATTACAGCGCTGGAAATGACCAAATGGTTCGATACCAATTATCATTACCTCGTTCCAGAAATTAGTTCGGATATCTTACCAGCAGATTTCAACGACTTTTTAGAAACTATCGAGCGCGCTCAAAATTTACTAGATAAAAAAGCGACCCCAATTATTCTAGGACTTTCGACTTTGTTGCGTTTGAGTCGAGTAGAAATTAATATCGATGAAGCTATAGAAAAATTACTTCCTCTCTATGTCGATCTACTCACGGAAATTAAAAACATGGGCATAGAAGAAGTTCAAATACACGAACCCGTTTTAGTTTTGAGCGATGCCGTTTCCTTAAAACAACAGTTTCAAACGATTTACAATCGATTGGCTTCCATTGGAATTTTCATTAATCTCGTCACCTACTTCGATGACTTAGGAGAAACCTATCCCTGGGTAATAGATTTACCTGTCGCAGCAATTAGTTTAGATTTCACCCGCGGACACAATTTAGATTTGATTAAAACTTACGGTTGGAATCATGATAAACGATTGGGAGTTGGCATTGTCGATGCCAGGAATATCTGGCAAATTCGTACCGATCGAGTTCTCCCTTTGTTATCAGAAATTAAAACCCTAATTCCCAATATTTCTATCCAACCATCAGCTTCTTTACAGTTCGTTCCCTATGATGCCAAACGAGAAAAACAACTGCCCGAACCGTTACGAAATGTTTTGAGTTTTGCCGAACAAAAACTCCAAGAAGTTAAATTCTTGTCACGAACAATAGGGGGAGAAAATACGAGAATCGAACAAGACTTAACAGAGGAATTAATTGATACGAACTGGGAAGCTTTTACACAGTTTAGTCCAGCGAATACATCCGTTCGAGAAAAACTAAAAAACCTCAAACTTGACGATTTTCAACGTACCTTATCTTATCAGGAACGACAATCGGTACAAGTTTCTCTTCCCCCTTTCCCAACGACGACGATTGGTTCGTTTCCCCAAACCCCTGAAGTGCGACAACTGCGAGTTCGCTACAAGAAAGGCGAGATGACTAAAGAGGAGTATCAAGCTGCTATTGATGCACAAATTGCCCACTGTATCCAACTCCAAGAAGACATTGGCATTGATGTCCTCGTTCACGGAGAGTTTGAGAGGACTGACATGGTGGAATTTTTCGGTCAGCAGTTACAAGGTTTTGCCTTTACCGAACATGGATGGGTGCAAAGCTATGGGAGTCGATATGTACGTCCGCCGATTATTTATGGCGATGTGGTTCGTACTTCTGCGATGACGGTACGGGAGTTTAAAGTAGCGCAATCGCTAACTAAAAAACCTGTCAAAGGGATGTTGACAGGACCAGTGACGATGATTAATTGGTCGTATGTTAGAGATGATATTTCTCGTAGCGAGCAAGCTTTTCAAATTGCTTTAGCATTACGAGAAGAAGTCGCCGATTTAGAAGCGGCTGGTGCAAGTATGATTCAGATAGACGAACCTGCATTGAGGGAAGGTTTGCCACTGAAGTACGATCGCTGGAATGATTATTTATCATGGGCAGTAGATGCATTTCGTTTAGCAAGCGCGATCGCCAAACCACAAACTCAAATACATACTCATATGTGTTATTCAGAGTTTGGGGATATTATGTCCCACATCGAACGATTGGATGCCGATGTTCTGTCAATAGAAAATAGTCGCAGCAATAACGAAACCCTATTTGAAGTAACCGAGGCGGGTTATTCCCATCAAGTGGGTAATGGAGTTTACGACGTTCACAGTCCGGCAATTCCCAGTCCCGAACAAATCTTACAACAATTGCGAACCGGAGTAGCTAATTTACCTGTCAAACAAATCTGGGTCAATCCCGATTGCGGACTAAAAACGCGACGCTGGGAAGAAGTCATTCCTGCATTGAAAAATATGGTAGAAGCGACCAAAGTTTTGCGAGAAGAAGTAAAAGACACTCAAAAGTAG
- a CDS encoding DUF1636 domain-containing protein — MKNRHAILVCSTCASVWQDGKRVGHSGGQKLLEELTQQSQNWSHASKFTIQSVECMNACNNSCVIAFTAPGKFTYLFGNLNRDSNSCNAILKCANLYFQKSDGMMPWSERPDPLKKGIIARIPNFI, encoded by the coding sequence ATGAAAAATCGACACGCAATTCTTGTCTGTTCGACTTGCGCTAGCGTCTGGCAGGATGGAAAAAGAGTAGGGCACAGTGGGGGTCAAAAACTCTTAGAAGAATTAACCCAACAGTCTCAAAATTGGTCGCACGCATCTAAATTTACGATTCAGTCAGTAGAGTGTATGAATGCTTGTAATAATTCCTGCGTTATTGCCTTTACTGCACCTGGTAAGTTTACTTATCTATTTGGCAATTTAAATCGCGATTCTAATTCATGTAATGCCATACTGAAATGTGCCAATTTATATTTTCAAAAATCGGATGGCATGATGCCGTGGTCGGAACGTCCTGACCCTTTAAAAAAGGGAATTATAGCTCGAATTCCTAATTTTATTTAG
- a CDS encoding GMC oxidoreductase, with protein sequence MIIDDRYYDVIIVGTGAGGGTLTRKLTPTGKKILVLERGEFLAKESSELVEVEVFKKEDYHAPEQWYDNAGEPFHPQTCYSVGGNTKIYSGVLMRMREKDFEAIQHQDGISPEWELKYQDFEPYYTEAEKLYRIHGKAGDDPTEPSRSEDYPFSPIQHESNIQDIGDRLSKYGLHPAYLPIGIGDEGRTDSEDTGVTPAIKGSNNVTLKTGAKVVCLHTNSSGSTVKAVEAEIDGQSYLFTGDIIVLACGAINSAALLLHSANEKHPQGLANSSDLVGRNLMKHLMTVILQQSPQPNSGLFQRTLYINDFYWGDDNFNYPMGHIQNSGGILQDVIFSESPPILSVAAKLMPGFGLKQLAKRSLGWWLQTEDLPNPNNRVTLKGYKLYLDYTPNNLEAHDRLLYRWQEVLKATDKQSRGIHPYGSIPIQVVAHQCGTCRFGKDPKSSVLDLNCRTHDLDNLYVVDSSFFPSNAAVSPALTVIANALRVGEHLIERLK encoded by the coding sequence ATGATTATCGACGATCGCTACTACGATGTAATTATTGTTGGTACGGGTGCAGGGGGAGGAACTTTAACCCGTAAACTAACACCCACTGGCAAGAAAATTCTGGTTTTAGAACGAGGAGAATTTTTAGCCAAAGAAAGTTCGGAATTAGTCGAAGTAGAAGTATTTAAAAAAGAAGATTATCACGCACCCGAACAGTGGTACGACAATGCAGGAGAACCATTTCATCCTCAAACTTGTTATTCTGTCGGTGGCAACACCAAGATTTATAGTGGTGTGCTAATGCGAATGCGAGAGAAAGATTTTGAAGCAATCCAACACCAAGACGGCATTTCCCCTGAATGGGAACTGAAATACCAGGATTTTGAACCCTATTATACCGAAGCAGAAAAACTCTATCGCATTCACGGTAAGGCAGGTGACGATCCCACCGAACCATCTCGCAGCGAAGATTATCCTTTTTCACCTATCCAACATGAGTCTAATATACAGGATATAGGCGATCGCTTGTCTAAATATGGTTTACATCCGGCTTATCTTCCCATTGGTATTGGCGATGAAGGAAGAACTGACTCAGAAGATACGGGAGTCACTCCAGCAATCAAGGGTAGTAATAATGTGACCCTAAAAACAGGTGCTAAAGTCGTCTGTTTGCACACTAATTCTTCAGGTTCGACGGTTAAAGCGGTAGAAGCAGAAATTGACGGACAATCTTATCTATTTACGGGAGATATTATCGTCCTTGCCTGCGGCGCAATTAATTCAGCAGCATTGTTGTTGCATTCTGCCAATGAAAAGCATCCTCAAGGATTGGCAAACAGTTCCGATTTAGTGGGACGCAACCTGATGAAACACCTAATGACGGTAATTTTACAACAATCACCCCAGCCTAACTCTGGATTATTTCAAAGAACCCTCTACATTAATGATTTCTACTGGGGTGATGATAATTTTAATTACCCTATGGGTCACATTCAAAACTCAGGAGGTATTCTGCAAGATGTGATCTTTTCCGAGTCGCCGCCGATTTTATCCGTTGCAGCTAAATTAATGCCTGGATTTGGTTTGAAGCAGTTAGCCAAACGTTCTCTTGGTTGGTGGTTGCAAACGGAAGATTTACCCAATCCCAACAATCGGGTTACACTTAAAGGTTATAAATTATATCTAGATTACACTCCCAACAACCTAGAAGCACACGATCGCTTATTATATCGTTGGCAAGAAGTTTTAAAAGCTACGGATAAACAATCTCGTGGAATTCATCCCTATGGTAGTATTCCGATTCAAGTAGTGGCGCATCAATGCGGTACTTGTCGCTTTGGCAAAGACCCCAAGTCTTCAGTGTTGGATCTCAACTGTCGCACCCACGATCTCGATAATCTTTATGTGGTCGATAGCAGTTTCTTTCCTTCTAATGCTGCGGTGAGTCCTGCTTTAACGGTTATTGCTAATGCTTTAAGAGTAGGTGAGCATTTAATTGAGCGATTAAAGTAG
- a CDS encoding PIN domain-containing protein, whose protein sequence is MTKYLLDTNVILRFTNPSDDQHNLTTEAVATLLERSDECYLTAQVLIELWVVATRPVDVNGLGWTVEQTTNVIEELLDRFPVAEETSQIFPAWLNLVTKNQVKGKHTYDARIVAVMLSVELATF, encoded by the coding sequence ATGACAAAATATTTGCTGGATACTAATGTTATTTTGCGTTTTACTAATCCGTCGGATGACCAACATAATTTAACGACAGAAGCAGTAGCAACTTTGCTCGAACGGTCAGACGAATGCTATTTAACAGCACAAGTTCTCATAGAACTTTGGGTCGTTGCTACACGTCCAGTTGACGTAAATGGTTTAGGTTGGACTGTCGAACAAACAACCAATGTAATTGAGGAACTACTAGACCGCTTTCCGGTAGCAGAAGAAACATCACAAATTTTTCCAGCTTGGCTAAATCTAGTAACTAAAAATCAAGTAAAGGGTAAGCATACGTATGATGCTCGTATTGTTGCAGTGATGTTGTCTGTGGAATTAGCCACATTTTAA
- a CDS encoding heme-copper oxidase subunit III, translating to MFGFIVFLLSESIIFLSFFAGYILYKTTTPNWLPAGAEGLEIKEPAINTVVLVSSSFVIYIAERFLHRQSLWGFRLFWLLTMAMGSYFLYGQAVEWSSLEFGFTSGVFGGTFYLLTGFHGLHVLTGILLQTIMLIRSFLPNNYQGGQFGVEATSLFWHFVDVIWIILFILIYVWQ from the coding sequence ATGTTTGGCTTCATTGTCTTTTTGCTTTCAGAAAGTATCATTTTCCTGAGTTTTTTCGCTGGATACATTCTTTACAAAACCACCACTCCTAACTGGCTTCCTGCTGGAGCAGAAGGATTAGAAATAAAAGAACCTGCCATCAATACCGTCGTTTTAGTTTCCAGTAGTTTTGTCATCTACATCGCCGAACGATTTCTGCATCGCCAAAGTCTGTGGGGGTTTCGATTATTTTGGCTGTTAACGATGGCAATGGGGAGCTACTTCCTTTACGGACAAGCAGTGGAATGGAGTAGCCTTGAATTTGGTTTTACTTCGGGTGTATTTGGTGGAACTTTTTATTTATTAACTGGTTTTCATGGGTTGCACGTTTTGACAGGAATACTATTACAAACCATTATGTTAATTCGTTCCTTTCTTCCTAATAATTATCAAGGCGGACAGTTTGGTGTAGAAGCTACTTCTTTGTTTTGGCACTTTGTTGATGTGATTTGGATTATTTTATTTATTTTGATTTATGTCTGGCAATGA
- the ctaD gene encoding cytochrome c oxidase subunit I, whose amino-acid sequence MTQILSESSQQRSHIPELPPHWRRYFSFSTDHKVIGIQYLVTSFVFFLIGGIFAMIMRGELITPEADLLDRAVYNALFTMHGTIMLFGWTFPALVGLGNYLVPLMIGARDMAFPRLNAAAFWMVPVVGILFILSFLVPGGPSQSGWWAYPPVSLQNPSGQLLNGQFLWILAVAISGVSSIMGAVNFVTTIARMRAPGMTWFRMPIFVWTVLSAQIIQLFGLPALTAGAVMLLCDLTLGTAFFDPAKGGNPILFQHFFWFYSHPAVYVIILPIFGVFSEIFPVYARKPLFGYKVVAVSSLIITGLSGIVWVHHMFASGTPGWMRMIFMFSTMLISVPTGIKVFAWTATIWGGKLRLDTPMLFALGGMINFVFAGITGIMLASVPIDIHVNNTYFVVGHFHYVIYGAVVFGMYAAIYHWFPKMTGRMYYEGLGKLHFWLTFLGTTLNFLPMHPVGLMGMPRRVASYDPEFAFWNVLASIGAFSLGMATLPFLLNIISSWISGKPAPDNPWRAIGLEWLVASPPPVENFEKIPVVVAEPYGYGKSEPLVAIAPEHN is encoded by the coding sequence ATGACTCAGATTTTATCGGAAAGTTCACAACAGCGATCGCATATCCCCGAACTACCTCCCCATTGGCGACGCTATTTTAGCTTTAGCACCGACCACAAAGTAATTGGGATACAGTACTTGGTTACATCTTTCGTTTTCTTCCTCATCGGCGGCATTTTCGCCATGATTATGCGAGGAGAACTGATTACCCCAGAGGCGGATTTGCTCGATCGCGCGGTATATAATGCTTTATTTACCATGCACGGAACGATCATGTTATTTGGCTGGACGTTTCCGGCACTGGTGGGATTGGGAAACTATCTAGTTCCGCTGATGATTGGGGCAAGGGATATGGCTTTTCCTCGCCTCAATGCAGCTGCATTCTGGATGGTTCCCGTCGTCGGCATTTTATTTATCTTAAGCTTTTTAGTCCCTGGTGGACCCTCTCAATCGGGATGGTGGGCGTATCCCCCCGTCAGCCTCCAAAATCCAAGCGGACAGTTACTTAACGGTCAATTTCTTTGGATTTTAGCGGTGGCAATTTCTGGGGTTTCCTCGATTATGGGCGCAGTTAATTTTGTCACTACCATTGCTAGAATGCGCGCCCCAGGGATGACCTGGTTTCGGATGCCTATCTTTGTTTGGACGGTATTGAGTGCCCAGATTATTCAATTGTTTGGACTACCTGCCCTTACCGCCGGGGCAGTCATGCTGCTGTGCGATCTCACCTTGGGAACGGCTTTTTTCGATCCCGCAAAAGGTGGCAACCCGATTCTGTTCCAGCACTTTTTCTGGTTCTATTCCCATCCCGCCGTTTATGTGATTATTCTGCCGATATTTGGCGTTTTTTCGGAAATATTTCCAGTCTACGCCCGCAAGCCTCTATTTGGTTACAAAGTAGTCGCAGTTTCTTCCCTAATCATTACGGGATTGAGTGGAATTGTCTGGGTACACCATATGTTTGCCAGTGGCACGCCGGGATGGATGCGGATGATTTTCATGTTCTCGACTATGTTAATTTCCGTTCCCACAGGAATTAAGGTGTTTGCTTGGACTGCCACAATTTGGGGAGGGAAACTGCGCCTCGATACGCCGATGCTATTTGCCTTGGGAGGCATGATTAATTTCGTCTTTGCGGGCATTACCGGAATCATGCTGGCATCAGTTCCCATTGATATTCACGTCAACAATACCTATTTTGTCGTCGGACACTTTCACTACGTCATTTACGGTGCAGTTGTCTTTGGCATGTATGCTGCCATTTACCACTGGTTTCCCAAAATGACTGGGCGAATGTACTACGAAGGATTAGGTAAGCTTCACTTTTGGTTAACTTTCCTCGGTACTACTTTAAACTTTCTCCCCATGCACCCAGTCGGGTTGATGGGAATGCCCAGACGGGTAGCTTCCTACGATCCCGAATTTGCTTTCTGGAATGTGTTGGCTAGTATTGGGGCGTTTTCGTTAGGGATGGCCACTCTACCTTTCCTGTTAAATATAATTAGTTCTTGGATTTCTGGCAAACCCGCCCCAGATAATCCCTGGCGGGCAATTGGCTTGGAATGGTTAGTTGCTTCGCCGCCACCAGTGGAAAACTTTGAAAAGATTCCCGTAGTAGTAGCAGAACCTTATGGATATGGTAAATCGGAACCGCTAGTCGCGATCGCGCCAGAACATAACTGA